A single Deltaproteobacteria bacterium DNA region contains:
- a CDS encoding SUMF1/EgtB/PvdO family nonheme iron enzyme, whose amino-acid sequence MTSRTRRAPLAAGAYGPGDLIAGRYEVKSVIGEGPVGVVYRARDREVDVQVAVKVLNSKLLQAPEEKKIFQREARIARALSHKNVIRLYDEGFDGPHPYVVTQYLEGLTLRKIIDLRVDKGGTFPIGEIEPILHQLLDALDYAHDQRGTDGQPVAHTDLRPSNVIVLPDLLKVADFRQALMVPRVPFVAAQKVRGADAGYLAPEVVAGEPVTPAADFYSVGVLLGEMLTGRIYDPTVGLELHVENDEVPVAFTSIFKRLTADKPRDRYSKIPHLLTDLALAADGQAPKHVGAFRAQVTRAERVDSDQLQVLHTGEFEALDGSEPKEMPQPPPGRRRESFGLETPAGMPAEAPPLEDEEIEDDEVVLGRSRGISDPRRRKQGGADEEEELLGEDDVLEEELLDDDEAFSDDEYEDDEYEEDEYEEDAAPTMQAPPVAMDEEEALGDEDILEEELPTGEGQAYPEPATRPAAPGLELILQKRAAGGPAALEDRDEPATMPKAASIETLLSDDSVDAPPVLDDLLAAAHDLPEAGPNDTDPQARSLGPPIEQTGPIQIGSPPPARPGARPGARGARPSTASTAAIGPRKREKSWVTPALVAVGVIVGLGLLVAFTEQGRSLWSGMAKQPIAADEPDTGPALPETGPSGFSDPAARSGAVLATDPTPEKPEAPAVEPRLAPVPGADADEGPGMRAEPSRGGGESAGRTARERREAAAAAKAERRAEAEARRQAEAEERRRAAEAREAEDVRKKAEQDAQMAQIIEQERRRQEAERARRTGESPSGGSTSGGSPSGGSSSPFSFDTVDREMPVRKVGPEPDPPPEKTSEPLDEAISPARPLVASAEPPAEADDARCPKGMVYVPGGGFPFGSAANDPMRNFAEKTLQQVQVVGFCIDRFEYGGQKPSTAVSWFRAKELCERRSKRLCTEEEWEKACKGPQGRRFPYGNSFDAEACNTEDAEGNDRELVKSGAFRRCRSGYGVYDMAGNAAEWTSSTFQTGAAYRTIKGGAANRPDWDTRCATRGNRKPNSKDDFLGFRCCARPQ is encoded by the coding sequence ATGACCAGCCGGACGCGGCGCGCGCCGTTGGCCGCGGGGGCCTACGGCCCCGGAGACCTCATCGCCGGGCGCTACGAGGTCAAGAGCGTCATCGGCGAGGGGCCGGTGGGCGTGGTCTACCGGGCCCGGGACCGGGAGGTGGACGTCCAGGTCGCGGTGAAGGTCCTCAACTCGAAGCTGCTCCAGGCCCCTGAGGAGAAGAAGATCTTCCAGCGCGAGGCGCGGATCGCCCGGGCGCTCTCCCACAAGAACGTCATCCGCCTCTACGACGAGGGCTTCGACGGGCCGCACCCCTACGTGGTGACGCAGTACCTCGAGGGCCTGACCCTCCGGAAGATCATCGACCTGCGGGTGGACAAGGGGGGGACCTTCCCCATCGGCGAGATCGAGCCGATCCTCCACCAGCTCCTCGACGCCCTCGACTACGCCCACGACCAGCGGGGCACCGACGGCCAGCCGGTGGCCCACACCGACCTGCGGCCCTCGAACGTCATCGTCCTGCCCGACCTGCTCAAGGTCGCCGACTTCCGCCAGGCGCTGATGGTGCCGCGGGTGCCCTTCGTGGCGGCCCAGAAGGTGCGGGGGGCGGACGCGGGCTACCTCGCCCCCGAGGTCGTGGCGGGCGAGCCGGTGACCCCGGCGGCCGACTTCTACAGCGTCGGCGTGCTCCTCGGTGAGATGCTCACCGGGCGCATCTACGACCCCACGGTGGGGCTCGAGCTGCACGTCGAGAACGACGAGGTGCCCGTCGCCTTCACCTCCATCTTCAAGCGGCTGACCGCGGACAAGCCCCGCGACCGCTACTCGAAGATCCCCCACCTGCTCACCGACCTGGCCCTGGCCGCCGACGGTCAGGCGCCCAAGCACGTGGGCGCCTTCCGGGCGCAGGTGACCCGGGCCGAGCGGGTCGACAGCGACCAGCTGCAGGTCCTCCACACCGGTGAGTTCGAGGCCCTCGACGGCTCCGAGCCCAAGGAGATGCCCCAGCCGCCCCCCGGGCGCCGGCGGGAGTCCTTCGGGCTCGAGACCCCCGCGGGGATGCCCGCCGAGGCGCCGCCCCTCGAGGACGAGGAGATCGAGGACGACGAGGTCGTGCTCGGCCGCTCCCGCGGCATCTCCGACCCGCGCCGCCGCAAGCAGGGCGGGGCGGACGAGGAGGAGGAGCTCCTCGGTGAGGACGACGTGCTCGAGGAGGAGCTCCTCGACGACGACGAGGCCTTCTCGGACGACGAGTACGAGGACGACGAGTACGAAGAGGACGAGTACGAGGAGGACGCGGCGCCCACCATGCAGGCGCCGCCGGTGGCGATGGACGAGGAGGAGGCCCTCGGGGACGAGGACATCCTCGAGGAGGAGCTGCCCACCGGAGAGGGGCAGGCCTACCCCGAGCCGGCGACCCGGCCCGCCGCCCCCGGCCTGGAGCTGATCCTCCAGAAGCGCGCCGCGGGCGGCCCCGCGGCCCTCGAGGACCGAGACGAGCCGGCGACGATGCCGAAGGCCGCCTCCATCGAGACCCTGCTCTCGGACGACTCGGTCGACGCGCCCCCGGTCCTCGACGATCTGCTCGCCGCCGCCCACGATCTCCCCGAGGCCGGCCCGAACGACACCGACCCCCAGGCCCGCTCCCTCGGGCCGCCCATCGAGCAGACCGGTCCGATCCAGATCGGCAGCCCCCCGCCGGCCCGCCCGGGGGCGCGCCCGGGCGCCCGCGGCGCCCGGCCCTCCACCGCCTCGACGGCGGCGATCGGCCCGCGCAAGCGGGAGAAGAGCTGGGTGACCCCGGCCCTGGTCGCCGTCGGCGTGATCGTCGGGCTGGGGCTCCTGGTGGCCTTCACCGAGCAGGGGCGCTCCCTCTGGTCGGGGATGGCCAAGCAGCCGATCGCGGCCGACGAGCCCGACACCGGGCCGGCGCTGCCCGAGACGGGACCCTCGGGCTTCAGTGATCCCGCCGCCCGCTCCGGGGCGGTGCTGGCGACCGATCCGACGCCGGAGAAGCCAGAGGCCCCCGCGGTGGAGCCCCGCCTGGCCCCCGTCCCGGGCGCCGACGCCGACGAGGGGCCCGGGATGCGGGCCGAGCCCTCGCGGGGTGGCGGCGAGAGCGCGGGCCGGACCGCCCGCGAGCGGCGGGAAGCCGCGGCGGCGGCGAAGGCCGAGCGCCGGGCCGAGGCCGAGGCGCGCCGGCAGGCCGAGGCCGAGGAGCGCCGCCGGGCGGCCGAGGCACGGGAGGCCGAGGACGTCCGCAAGAAGGCCGAGCAGGACGCCCAGATGGCTCAGATCATCGAGCAGGAGCGGCGCCGGCAGGAGGCCGAGCGCGCCCGCCGCACCGGCGAGAGCCCCAGCGGCGGGAGCACCAGCGGTGGGAGCCCCAGCGGTGGGAGCAGCTCGCCCTTCTCCTTCGACACCGTCGACCGCGAGATGCCCGTGCGCAAGGTGGGGCCCGAGCCGGATCCGCCCCCCGAGAAGACCTCCGAGCCCCTCGACGAGGCGATCAGCCCGGCCCGGCCCCTCGTGGCCTCCGCCGAGCCTCCCGCCGAGGCCGACGACGCGCGCTGCCCCAAGGGCATGGTCTACGTCCCGGGCGGGGGCTTCCCCTTCGGCTCGGCCGCCAACGATCCCATGCGCAACTTCGCCGAGAAGACCCTCCAGCAGGTGCAGGTGGTGGGCTTCTGCATCGATCGCTTCGAGTACGGCGGGCAGAAGCCGAGCACCGCGGTCTCCTGGTTCAGGGCCAAGGAGCTCTGCGAGCGGCGCAGCAAGCGTCTGTGCACCGAGGAGGAGTGGGAGAAGGCCTGCAAGGGTCCGCAGGGCCGCCGCTTCCCCTACGGCAACAGCTTCGACGCCGAGGCCTGCAACACCGAGGACGCCGAGGGCAACGACCGTGAGCTCGTGAAGTCGGGCGCCTTCCGCCGCTGCCGCTCGGGCTATGGCGTCTACGACATGGCCGGCAACGCCGCCGAGTGGACCTCCTCGACCTTCCAGACCGGCGCGGCCTACCGCACGATCAAGGGCGGGGCGGCCAACCGGCCCGACTGGGACACCCGCTGCGCCACCCGCGGCAACCGCAAGCCCAACAGCAAGGACGACTTCCTGGGCTTCCGCTGCTGCGCCAGGCCCCAGTAG
- the dut gene encoding dUTP diphosphatase, protein MPDKTDAPGVVVEVARTGGRQPPLPLPTYQTPQSAGMDLLADLEEPRQLAPGERILVPTGLKVAIPPGYEGQVRPRSGLALKQGLLVPNAPGTIDADYRGELQVILLNAGREPITLERGMRIAQLVIAPVTRATLREVEALDATERGEGGFGHTGH, encoded by the coding sequence ATGCCTGACAAGACCGACGCGCCCGGAGTGGTGGTCGAGGTCGCCCGGACCGGTGGCCGCCAGCCCCCCCTGCCCCTGCCGACCTACCAGACCCCCCAGAGCGCCGGGATGGACCTCCTGGCCGACCTCGAGGAGCCCCGGCAGCTCGCCCCGGGAGAGCGGATCCTGGTGCCCACGGGCCTGAAGGTGGCGATCCCGCCGGGCTACGAGGGGCAGGTCCGCCCCCGCTCGGGGCTGGCCCTCAAGCAGGGCCTGCTGGTGCCCAACGCCCCGGGGACCATCGACGCCGACTATCGGGGTGAGTTGCAGGTGATCCTGCTCAACGCCGGCCGCGAGCCCATCACCCTCGAGCGGGGGATGCGGATCGCCCAGCTGGTCATCGCTCCGGTGACCCGCGCCACCCTGCGGGAGGTCGAGGCGCTCGACGCGACCGAGCGCGGGGAGGGGGGCTTCGGGCACACCGGGCACTGA
- a CDS encoding pitrilysin family protein, translating into MPKLFLSCALALGLLLPGAALAGDDEALQIPYEAYELDNGLQVILHEDHRLPLVAVNVWYHVAAFHEVAGRSGFAHLFEHMMFQGSKHVGDDQHFKILERIGATGMNGTTSFDRTNYFETVPAHHLETGLWLESDRMGYLLPSMDETKLKNQQEVVKNERRQSYETRPYGLAEEALWKALFPAPHPYNGMVIGSMDELAAATLEDVSDFFRTWYAPSNATLVLAGDFDPAQAKALIEKYFGSFPKVPKPEAPVVAPVAIEKETVIEFVEPIAPLPKVEIAWLTPSFFQPGDAEADVLSSVLATGESSLLQRRLVRELQIAQSVMAYQYSMGAQSTFFIEAVARPGVDAKQLLTEIDKVLEEVQGGAVTADQLRRAVNRYETQFFSRLQQLGGFGGRADLLQTYNHFLADPGFLPKDIARYRAVTPEAVTAFSKDYLAKNKRVVLFAVPAAAAAPEANATAAAKEAN; encoded by the coding sequence ATGCCCAAGCTCTTCCTCTCCTGCGCCCTGGCGCTCGGCCTGCTCCTCCCGGGAGCGGCACTGGCCGGGGACGACGAAGCCCTCCAGATCCCCTACGAGGCCTACGAGCTCGACAACGGCTTGCAGGTCATCCTCCACGAGGACCACCGCCTGCCCCTGGTCGCGGTGAACGTCTGGTACCACGTCGCCGCCTTCCACGAGGTGGCGGGCCGCTCCGGCTTCGCCCACCTCTTCGAGCACATGATGTTCCAGGGCAGCAAGCACGTCGGCGACGACCAGCACTTCAAGATCCTGGAGCGGATCGGCGCCACCGGGATGAACGGCACCACCAGCTTCGATCGCACCAACTACTTCGAGACCGTGCCGGCCCATCACCTCGAGACCGGCCTCTGGCTCGAGTCGGATCGCATGGGCTACCTGCTGCCCTCGATGGACGAGACCAAGCTGAAGAACCAGCAGGAGGTCGTGAAGAACGAGCGGCGCCAGTCCTACGAGACCCGCCCCTACGGCCTGGCCGAGGAGGCCCTCTGGAAGGCCCTCTTCCCGGCCCCCCACCCCTACAACGGCATGGTCATCGGCTCCATGGACGAACTGGCCGCCGCCACCCTGGAGGACGTCTCCGACTTCTTCCGCACCTGGTACGCCCCCAGCAACGCCACCCTGGTCCTGGCCGGTGACTTCGATCCGGCGCAGGCCAAGGCCCTCATCGAGAAGTACTTCGGCTCCTTCCCGAAGGTCCCGAAGCCCGAGGCGCCGGTGGTGGCCCCGGTCGCGATCGAGAAGGAGACCGTGATCGAGTTCGTCGAGCCCATCGCGCCCCTGCCCAAGGTCGAGATCGCCTGGCTCACCCCGAGCTTCTTCCAGCCCGGCGACGCCGAGGCCGACGTCCTCTCCAGCGTGCTCGCCACCGGCGAGAGCAGCCTGCTCCAGCGCCGCCTGGTCCGCGAGCTCCAGATCGCCCAGAGCGTGATGGCCTACCAGTACTCGATGGGCGCCCAGAGCACCTTCTTCATCGAGGCCGTCGCCCGCCCGGGCGTCGACGCGAAGCAGCTCCTCACCGAGATCGACAAGGTCCTCGAGGAGGTCCAGGGCGGCGCCGTCACCGCCGACCAGCTGCGCCGCGCGGTGAACCGCTACGAGACCCAGTTCTTCAGCCGCCTCCAGCAGCTCGGCGGCTTCGGAGGCCGGGCCGATCTGCTCCAGACCTACAACCACTTCCTCGCCGATCCCGGCTTCCTGCCCAAGGACATCGCCCGCTACCGGGCGGTCACCCCCGAGGCGGTCACCGCCTTCTCCAAGGACTACCTCGCCAAGAACAAGCGGGTGGTGCTCTTCGCGGTCCCGGCGGCCGCGGCCGCGCCCGAGGCGAACGCGACCGCCGCCGCCAAGGAGGCCAACTGA